The following coding sequences are from one Pigmentibacter sp. JX0631 window:
- the accD gene encoding acetyl-CoA carboxylase, carboxyltransferase subunit beta — protein sequence MGWLSREPAKLQDVSEKKSLPSGVWEKCPSCSEIVLISDLEENHLVCPTCNYHHRFPGEQRIELLIDNNTFFEWDHTLCSNDPLLSDDGRPYKDRLKNMIKKTSKYDAVITGAGLLNNRPVALGVLDFFWMGGSMGSVVGERINRMFARARRNNMPVILVSSSGGARMQEGLLSLMQMAKTSTAIALHREASLPFISVMCDPTTGGVAASFAMLGDINYAEPKSTIGFAGRRVIENIIRQKLPENFQTAEFCFEHGVLDKIVKRQEMKEILSRTLNILCEPLPKNKQKN from the coding sequence ATGGGATGGCTATCGCGCGAACCAGCAAAACTTCAAGATGTGTCAGAAAAAAAATCACTACCAAGTGGGGTTTGGGAAAAATGCCCTTCCTGCTCAGAAATTGTTCTTATATCAGATCTTGAAGAAAACCATCTTGTTTGCCCAACTTGCAACTATCATCATCGATTCCCAGGTGAACAGCGTATTGAACTTCTTATTGACAATAATACTTTTTTTGAATGGGATCACACTCTTTGTAGTAATGACCCCCTGCTGTCTGATGATGGTCGGCCTTATAAAGACCGTCTTAAAAATATGATCAAAAAAACTTCTAAATATGATGCGGTAATTACCGGTGCAGGTCTTTTAAATAACAGACCAGTTGCTTTAGGCGTACTTGATTTTTTCTGGATGGGTGGAAGCATGGGCTCCGTTGTGGGAGAACGAATTAATAGAATGTTTGCCAGAGCCAGAAGAAATAATATGCCAGTTATTCTTGTCAGTAGTAGTGGAGGAGCAAGAATGCAAGAAGGTCTTTTATCCCTCATGCAAATGGCAAAAACTTCGACAGCCATAGCTCTACATCGAGAAGCCTCTCTACCTTTCATCAGTGTTATGTGTGATCCTACAACTGGAGGCGTTGCGGCTAGTTTTGCAATGCTGGGCGATATTAATTATGCAGAACCTAAATCTACTATAGGTTTTGCAGGTAGAAGAGTAATTGAAAATATTATTAGACAAAAATTACCAGAAAATTTTCAAACAGCTGAATTTTGTTTTGAGCACGGTGTTTTAGATAAAATAGTCAAAAGACAGGAAATGAAAGAAATACTCTCCAGAACTTTAAATATATTGTGTGAACCATTACCAAAAAATAAACAAAAAAATTAA
- a CDS encoding outer membrane protein assembly factor, with amino-acid sequence MEVNKFFKIICVFLFSFVPFVAFGQINKYRLLDPSIAPKSVELHLFVDGKEVSFYPDILATLSSVPLSELDDAIISELVETKLYQNVEVEKYISKTNETIFITKATTIKRVQEIIINGLNSSELSEYLRIISSQRGQPFNESILNSDAEKIRRNLFEHGFLNAKVVSTKVNELSSDYVQVVFEVEKNNPCRIDQVVIEDSYSNLLNFITAPIETGTICDLKIINETLDLTKENYLEQGYLQAKVEMKNISYSASKESAKLSLEIEKGPRTTFQIYDQETGVLLQDFLQSKQSLTYSDIILMTDSDLVTILTNFYQKEGYAFPVVSEPERVIDSKGNTVLKFLVKKGPLVKIGKVTFIGQLPQSEDDVLEYIGLKKSFFSTGIPFSKDNIGTYRDKLKNLYLEEGYADVQVAAPDFIPSQDKSEMDIIFRIDKGAKYVLNELILEGLPLEFKIDQAKINSIIELNSPISTLKRKSLVEEYRRQLLVKGYLYNQISINQEIISNQVDIKKVNLKLTIYPGQIVRIRKIFVDSDIVGKDSAIISASNLESGDVFSQESFDTARVRLLKHDLFSSIYVEALDISALERKETRVDIIIHARLKTGFSLGLSPQYSTFRGYIFALDFTLNKLNDDGLRFFSNASVSQEKQQQTFASTETQQILGRNISLGLSESLFKLGPLVTPIDMSTTFGYQVAAETLTNREYYTATVAGDWKPSFFDLNWNFRQSLVYEKSQSTSSESAIVQTLDSPSVTVKELVSSLTLDTRNNEAWPTSGSLLNFQYGFARFGFGSQVQFNRFGFSYDTFFPIYKRLSAGISLGGKFIIDTVNEDGQTVTPPASRRATLTESALVRGFPETYGNTAPGPLLWIHYQNNGVANCNTQLASLGATNLMYLKAESRYRFNDFFGMVLFVDSATNYFTQQETNQINSIINSKVANSLPSSNQCVPDNAALIAPNPVRLQDSNFLEQYWQQAYISTGIGLRMIVGNYVTIRLDYGYPLKDPSSDPECVTPAQALSSSTPPKCVSRIQDSFFTGYLKFRGAIHFNVGAQF; translated from the coding sequence TTGGAAGTCAATAAGTTTTTTAAAATAATTTGTGTTTTTTTATTTTCTTTCGTTCCATTTGTAGCTTTTGGTCAAATAAATAAATACAGGCTGCTTGATCCATCTATCGCTCCTAAGTCGGTTGAGCTTCATTTGTTTGTAGATGGAAAAGAAGTAAGTTTTTATCCTGATATACTTGCAACTTTATCATCTGTTCCATTAAGTGAGTTAGATGATGCTATTATTTCAGAGTTAGTAGAAACTAAATTATATCAAAATGTAGAAGTTGAAAAATATATTTCTAAAACAAATGAAACTATATTTATAACAAAAGCTACAACAATTAAAAGAGTTCAAGAAATAATAATAAACGGATTAAACTCATCTGAATTGTCTGAATATTTACGAATTATTTCTAGCCAAAGAGGACAGCCATTCAACGAGTCAATTTTAAATTCAGATGCTGAAAAAATTCGCAGAAATTTATTTGAGCATGGTTTTTTAAATGCAAAAGTTGTTTCAACAAAAGTAAATGAATTATCTAGTGATTATGTTCAGGTAGTTTTTGAGGTTGAGAAAAATAATCCATGCCGCATTGATCAAGTTGTGATTGAAGATTCATATTCAAACTTATTAAATTTTATAACAGCTCCAATAGAGACCGGTACAATATGTGATTTAAAGATAATAAACGAAACATTAGATCTTACAAAAGAAAACTATTTAGAACAAGGTTATTTACAGGCTAAAGTTGAAATGAAAAATATTTCTTATTCCGCTAGTAAAGAAAGTGCAAAATTATCTTTGGAAATAGAGAAAGGTCCAAGAACAACTTTTCAAATTTATGATCAAGAAACCGGTGTGCTTTTACAAGATTTTCTTCAATCTAAGCAAAGTTTAACTTATTCTGATATAATTTTAATGACAGATAGTGATTTAGTAACAATTTTAACTAATTTTTATCAAAAAGAAGGTTATGCATTTCCTGTTGTATCTGAACCAGAAAGAGTTATAGATAGTAAAGGAAATACTGTTTTAAAATTCTTAGTTAAAAAAGGACCACTAGTTAAAATTGGAAAAGTAACATTTATTGGTCAATTGCCTCAAAGTGAAGATGATGTTCTAGAATATATTGGACTAAAAAAATCTTTCTTTTCAACAGGAATACCTTTTTCTAAAGATAATATAGGAACATATCGAGACAAGCTGAAAAATCTTTATTTAGAAGAAGGTTATGCAGATGTTCAAGTAGCAGCGCCTGACTTTATTCCATCACAAGATAAGTCTGAAATGGATATTATATTTCGAATTGATAAAGGTGCAAAGTATGTTCTTAATGAATTAATTTTAGAAGGGTTACCTCTTGAATTTAAAATAGATCAGGCAAAAATTAATTCGATAATAGAATTAAATTCTCCAATCAGTACATTAAAGAGAAAATCTTTGGTCGAAGAATATAGAAGACAATTATTGGTTAAAGGGTATCTTTATAATCAAATTTCGATTAATCAAGAAATTATTTCCAATCAAGTAGATATTAAAAAAGTTAATTTAAAATTAACTATTTATCCAGGACAAATAGTTAGAATAAGAAAGATATTTGTTGATAGTGATATTGTAGGAAAAGATAGTGCGATTATCTCTGCTTCAAATTTAGAATCAGGAGATGTCTTCTCCCAAGAAAGCTTTGATACCGCTAGAGTTCGTTTACTTAAACACGATTTGTTTTCTTCTATTTATGTAGAAGCATTAGATATATCTGCACTTGAAAGAAAAGAAACAAGAGTTGATATTATTATTCATGCCAGATTAAAAACAGGTTTTTCTTTGGGGCTTTCCCCTCAATATTCTACTTTCCGCGGTTATATTTTTGCGCTTGATTTTACTTTAAATAAACTAAATGATGATGGTTTACGGTTTTTTTCTAATGCCTCTGTTTCTCAAGAAAAACAGCAGCAAACTTTTGCTTCAACTGAAACACAACAAATATTAGGTCGAAATATCAGTCTAGGACTTTCAGAATCTTTATTTAAATTAGGGCCTTTAGTCACTCCTATTGATATGAGTACTACTTTTGGTTATCAAGTTGCAGCTGAAACATTAACTAATAGAGAGTATTACACGGCAACCGTAGCTGGTGATTGGAAGCCCTCATTTTTTGATTTGAATTGGAATTTTAGACAATCTTTAGTTTATGAAAAATCTCAATCAACAAGCTCAGAAAGTGCCATTGTTCAAACTTTAGATAGCCCATCTGTTACTGTAAAAGAACTTGTCTCAAGTCTTACTTTGGATACGCGTAATAATGAAGCATGGCCAACTTCAGGTTCTTTACTAAATTTTCAATATGGCTTTGCACGATTTGGTTTTGGTTCGCAAGTCCAATTTAATCGATTTGGTTTTTCCTATGATACATTTTTTCCAATTTATAAAAGATTAAGTGCAGGTATTTCTTTGGGTGGTAAGTTTATCATTGATACAGTTAACGAAGATGGACAAACCGTAACACCTCCCGCTTCCCGGCGTGCTACTTTAACTGAATCAGCCTTGGTTAGGGGGTTTCCTGAAACTTATGGAAATACAGCTCCTGGGCCTTTATTGTGGATTCATTATCAAAATAATGGTGTAGCTAACTGTAATACACAGCTCGCTTCCCTTGGTGCGACAAATCTTATGTATTTAAAAGCTGAATCAAGATATCGTTTTAATGACTTTTTTGGAATGGTTTTATTTGTTGATTCAGCAACAAATTATTTTACCCAACAGGAAACAAATCAAATAAATTCAATTATAAATTCAAAAGTGGCAAACTCTTTACCTTCGAGTAATCAATGTGTTCCTGATAATGCAGCATTGATTGCGCCTAATCCTGTTCGTTTGCAAGATAGTAATTTTTTAGAACAATATTGGCAACAAGCCTATATTTCTACTGGAATTGGGCTAAGAATGATCGTTGGCAATTATGTTACGATAAGATTAGATTATGGATATCCTTTAAAAGATCCTTCTTCTGATCCTGAATGCGTAACTCCAGCTCAGGCTTTGTCATCAAGCACGCCGCCAAAATGTGTTAGCAGAATTCAAGATTCGTTTTTTACTGGGTATTTAAAATTTAGAGGTGCAATCCATTTTAATGTAGGCGCACAATTTTAA
- a CDS encoding tRNA-dihydrouridine synthase family protein, giving the protein MTDVQKSTYFNHSRMLSLGIDFPFLIAPMVGLSHLAFRELIKFYTPKNINVLRFTEMLSTRRIPNEKLDSTNELRTSSNESFYIPQILGNEEKFIKPSIEKLSSKNPWGFDINMGCPVSHTLKHNWGVRLMGDKKYASDIVKIVKNSTDKPVSVKLRGGISDEENFDYLLDFTSELQNAGANFITIHARTRAQKHSGSANWDLVAKIRNNLTIPVIANGDIQTAEDALYLLNTLKIDGAMIARAAVARPWIIWQISELLGNNITPEALAGRQAPKTPTEEGKEYINACLLLLKIFKEHFQDEEYILEKFRFFVATGARWFQFGHHFWRLSMRSKSVEELTTQIHEFSQNSDNPMSYRIKML; this is encoded by the coding sequence ATGACCGATGTGCAAAAAAGTACATATTTTAATCATTCTAGAATGTTGAGTTTGGGTATTGATTTCCCGTTTCTAATAGCACCAATGGTTGGGTTGTCTCATTTAGCATTTAGAGAACTCATTAAATTCTATACTCCAAAGAATATAAATGTTCTAAGGTTTACAGAAATGCTTTCAACAAGAAGAATCCCAAATGAAAAGCTGGACTCTACTAATGAGCTTCGCACAAGTAGCAATGAAAGTTTTTATATCCCACAAATTTTAGGTAACGAAGAAAAGTTTATTAAACCTAGTATTGAAAAATTATCTTCAAAAAATCCCTGGGGATTTGATATCAATATGGGTTGTCCTGTTTCACATACTCTAAAACATAATTGGGGTGTGAGACTTATGGGTGATAAAAAATATGCTTCAGACATTGTGAAAATAGTTAAAAATTCTACGGACAAACCCGTTAGTGTTAAACTACGTGGCGGTATTTCAGATGAAGAAAATTTTGATTATTTATTAGACTTTACTTCTGAACTACAGAATGCTGGAGCTAATTTTATTACTATTCATGCACGAACCAGAGCGCAAAAGCATAGCGGATCAGCTAATTGGGATTTGGTTGCAAAAATAAGAAATAATTTAACCATTCCAGTTATAGCAAATGGTGATATTCAAACTGCTGAAGATGCTTTGTACTTATTAAATACATTAAAAATTGATGGAGCAATGATTGCCCGCGCTGCTGTAGCAAGACCTTGGATTATTTGGCAAATATCTGAATTACTAGGAAACAATATTACTCCTGAAGCTCTTGCAGGCCGGCAAGCGCCAAAAACACCGACGGAAGAAGGAAAAGAGTATATCAATGCATGCCTGTTACTTTTAAAGATTTTTAAAGAGCATTTTCAAGATGAAGAATATATTTTAGAAAAATTTCGTTTTTTTGTTGCTACAGGTGCGCGCTGGTTTCAATTTGGACATCACTTTTGGCGGCTTTCTATGCGGAGCAAGTCAGTCGAAGAATTGACAACTCAAATACATGAATTTTCTCAAAATAGTGATAATCCAATGAGTTACAGAATTAAAATGTTATAA